AACGGACAAATTAGTATGACGACCTTGATCACCAAGAATACCAGACTTATTCCATCGCTGGTGAAATACTTCCTCAAGGAAAACGTGAAACAAGACATTGTGTTTCCAATACTGAAcagcaattttaaaatacaaatggaATGAAAAGTTTCTTCAAAGTCTTCGCGAGCGTTACGGCAGCGACATCGCCGCGTATATGACCGAGCCACAAAATCCCGTTTCCTGGATCGAAGAAAACGCGGCAGCGATCGTCTAGCTCATCGAAAGCACTTTCGATCTTGTCCTGTGTGAGAAAATTTGCAACAACATTTCCCAGAACGGCGACAAACTGGATATATGGTGTCCGTTTGTTTCGTGCAATTGCTGGAAAGCGTATATAAGAAGTACAAAAGTTGATAACGGCTAAAAAGAAATCTTAATGGATCTGATAAAGGTATTGTTGCACATAATGACTTCGACATTGAAAAAGGAGTCGAAGAACATGGAGAAAATCAAAGTTTTATGCGAGAAGTTGAACAGCGCGGTGATTCGTTTGAAAAAGACTGAAGATAATTTTGTCTTCAGTTCGCTGAGCAAGAGTTACTCGTGGCCGCAATTTACTAGGTTTTCCTTAAAATTAGGTCTGAAAGACGCTAAGGACGAGGAGACTCAATCGAACGTGTTGAAAACCCTAAGCAATTTATGTGATATCGCTTATGGAGATAATGCTGACGATGAATATATGAAGACGCTATTTGAAATGACGACGTCCCATTCGGagtttgttaatattatgCTTGGGTCATCCGTTGTTAAAGGTGAGGTTGCCCGCGCGTGTTCTATCATCAAAAGGGAACACGTAGAAATATGCTTATTTGaccaaaaaaaattgatatttttctccaGTGATACAAATTCTAATTGCGTTATTTAAAATCAGTCTTGATTCGCGACtctataaagtattaaaattttgcaggaATATGTACCGTTACATAAAtaagtttaatctttaatgACATTTCATGACATTTCAGGCGACCTGGTCGAATTACTGAGAATACTCGCTCGAAAGAATCACTCTGTAATGACTGCCTCGCACGTGCCTCTTTATCTTGCGACTTACAATGCCACCCTTTGTCACGTTGATCAGCGTATTTTGCAGGTAAGAATCACGATTATCGCGCGTCGTTGAAGGAATATTGAAgttataatatctaattcttCCAGATTCTTCCGTATTATGAAACTCATAATGTTAAGCTCCAACAGTACTGGCCGTACTTATGGGGAAGCGCCGCAGCAACACCCCAGATAGCCAAGTCTGTCGAAAAcagattttgtaaaatcttGCTACAAATGTTGTTGACAAGAacgatacaaatttaatacagaatttgatttaataaataatttcgacaaAATGCTAgcaaatatgtaacaaaatctGCTGACATAATTAGATAGCAATTGCTAACAAAATACGGGCAAATGTGGCCATGTAACCAAACAGCAAATTGGCGGCAAAAAACCGAGTAAGATTTGCGTCGAGCACTCTGACGATAAATTGGCGGCAAAAATCGAGCAAAATCTGTGTAGCGCTGCCTGACGACACTTTGGCGGCAATATACGGGCAAGGTCTGCGCAGCGCTGTCTAATGATAAATTGGTGCAAAAATCGAGCAAGGTCTGCACAGTGCTGCCTAACGACAAATTGGTGGCAAAAATCGAACAAAATTTGTGTAGTGTTGTCTGATGACAAATTGGCGGCAAAAACCGAGCAAGACCTATCACAATTTAactatataatgatattaattatatattttttcattcttatatatatttaatttaatttaatgcgtTTAACGAGAAACAGTGTATAATGAGCATAAAAGTATTCGAAAATACTTTATTCAgtaatctttttattgttctatattgttatatattatatattt
This sequence is a window from Temnothorax longispinosus isolate EJ_2023e chromosome 11, Tlon_JGU_v1, whole genome shotgun sequence. Protein-coding genes within it:
- the LOC139822247 gene encoding nucleolar pre-ribosomal-associated protein 1-like → MTSTLKKESKNMEKIKVLCEKLNSAVIRLKKTEDNFVFSSLSKSYSWPQFTRFSLKLGLKDAKDEETQSNVLKTLSNLCDIAYGDNADDEYMKTLFEMTTSHSEFVNIMLGSSVVKGDLVELLRILARKNHSVMTASHVPLYLATYNATLCHVDQRILQILPYYETHNVKLQQYWPYLWGSAAATPQIAKSVENRFCKILLQMLLTRTIQI